From a region of the Alnus glutinosa chromosome 1, dhAlnGlut1.1, whole genome shotgun sequence genome:
- the LOC133882321 gene encoding probable membrane-associated kinase regulator 1 produces MGRRTQRVTKSHTLPPSPSHSFSSSSSSDFEFTISLSPRKSSTALCPADELFYKGQLLPLHLSPRLSMVRTLLASSSTSSASDTTASRDSTGSSNDSHSSFNSDLALLAECDSSRPSSVTEDDELKRLHNPNHQIKKSKYFSLSRFSSVFRKEPKNRDADNVSGSSVKRVSATAKEVIRKYLKKVKPLYEKLSQKQQQQQQQQQKLGGVTTLRPTTTVPLSVKAERSEKDTEISGKSASKENGGGFSHSFSGNLRYPRRRSCVSSCPSSMRSSPSHSGVLSRNGFMGTGRAGGMSHADTSSMEELQSAIQGAIAHCKNSMIQSKSMVSNEI; encoded by the coding sequence ATGGGGAGAAGAACACAGAGAGTCACCAAATCCCACACTCTCCCACCGTCACCATCCcactctttctcttcctcttcatcCTCAGACTTCGAGTTCACCATTTCTCTGTCCCCTCGCAAATCCTCCACCGCTCTCTGCCCGGCCGACGAGCTCTTCTACAAGGGCCAGCTCTTGCCTCTCCACCTCTCTCCCCGCCTCTCCATGGTCCGAACACTCCTCGCTTCCTCAAGCACCTCCTCCGCCTCCGACACGACGGCCTCGCGTGACTCCACCGGCAGCTCCAACGACTCCCACTCATCGTTCAACAGCGACCTCGCGTTGCTCGCCGAGTGCGACTCGTCCAGGCCCAGCTCGGTCACCGAAGACGACGAGCTCAAGCGCCTTCACAACCCTAACCACCAGATCAAGAAGAGCAAGTACTTCTCACTGTCACGATTCTCATCGGTATTCCGAAAAGAACCCAAGAACCGAGACGCCGATAACGTATCCGGATCGTCCGTTAAAAGAGTGAGCGCTACGGCTAAAGAGGTTATTAGGAAGTACTTGAAGAAAGTTAAGCCGTTGTATGAAAAGCTGTCGCaaaagcagcagcagcagcagcaacagcaaCAAAAACTGGGGGGAGTTACTACTCTAAGGCCTACCACTACTGTGCCTTTGTCAGTGAAAGCAGAGAGATCTGAGAAAGACACAGAAATATCGGGCAAAAGTGCGAGCAAAGAGAATGGCGGTGGGTTTTCTCATTCTTTCTCAGGAAATTTGAGGTACCCACGAAGGAGAAGCTGCGTTTCGAGCTGTCCGTCGTCGATGCGGTCTTCGCCGAGTCACTCTGGCGTGCTTAGTCGGAATGGGTTTATGGGTACGGGTAGGGCCGGAGGGATGTCCCACGCCGACACATCGTCGATGGAGGAGTTGCAGAGCGCTATTCAAGGCGCCATTGCTCATTGCAAGAATTCAATGATCCAGAGCAAGTCTATGGTCAGTAACGAGATTTGA
- the LOC133882312 gene encoding uncharacterized protein LOC133882312, which yields MVAVETVQTTSTSNEQHSSPRISFSAEFLDEQDFISFSPNSQGEKGKDKEKEMDKARNAEFEFLSSNVSSHAMLTADELFFEGKLLPFWQMQQSEKLNKISLKGKDTEGVGEVNKEESNRGSWFVDDDPSPRPPKCTVLWKELLRLKKQRASSLSPSSSSSSSSSSSSSLADIAAKDEGKEGRGNREKHVKRIKKGLERTRSASIKIRPMINVPICTQMKSSALPPLFPLKKGRLERCRIQGL from the exons ATGGTAGCCGTAGAAACTGTTCAAACTACCTCTACATCCAATGAACAACATTCGAGTCCCCGGATTTCTTTCTCTGCTGAGTTCCTCGATGAACAGGACTTCATCTCCTTCAGCCCAAACTCTCAGggtgaaaaaggaaaagacaaagaaaaggaGATGGATAAAGCAAGAAATGCAGAATTTGAGTTCCTATCGAGCAATGTAAGTAGCCATGCGATGTTAACAGCAGATGAGCTTTTCTTCGAAGGGAAGCTCCTTCCCTTTTGGCAAATGCAGCAGTCAGAAAAGCTCAACAAGATCAGTCTCAAAGGGAAAGACACAGAGGGAGTAGGAGAGGTGAACAAGGAGGAGAGTAACAGGGGAAGTTGGTTTGTTGATGACGACCCATCTCCGAGGCCACCAAAGTGCACCGTTTTATGGAAAGAGCTATTAAGGTTGAAGAAGCAACGCGCTTCTTCTTTgtcaccatcttcttcttcctcatcttcttcctcttcttcgaGCTCACTTGCCGATATAGCTGCGAAAGACGAAGGGAAGGAAGGCAGGGGAAACAGAGAGAAGCATGTGAAGAGGATAAAGAAGGGATTGGAGAGGACAAGATCAGCGAGTATTAAAATAAGGCCTATGATTAACGTGCCTATTTGCACACAGATGAAGAGCAGCGCCTTACCACCATTGTTTCCACTCAAGAAGGGAAGATTGGAGAG ATGCAGGATACAGGGCCTGTGA